One segment of Gammaproteobacteria bacterium DNA contains the following:
- a CDS encoding DUF4214 domain-containing protein has product MTTTEPVNTLRFSYRFVEGGEGFLRVFVNENTVREIDQRYVPPVSTEPESIYIGELPAGTYKIAFRLDGYGASPSGIELTGVELGLETLVEDSGYTLTTFKAGTGTGTVTGTGINCGSDCTESYASGTAITLTATPASGSTFAGWSGACSGSSTCTVTMDIEKSVTATFNIIPDPGPAPDPTYTLTVNAAGTGTGVVTGGGSYLAGATVTLTATADANSTFTGWSPAPCAASFPMPAQALTCTATFTLNSSYTVTATAGANGTITPASQTVNHGATTTFTVTPDTGYSAAVTGCGGALNGTTYTTGPISTACTVSATFSANHYTVSATAGTNGTITPASQTVNHGATTTFTVTPDTGYSAVVTGCEGTLNGTTYTTGPISEACTVTAHFTTIQHTLTAEKVGAGDGTVVSIPTGIDCGSACATRYAQGTVITLMALPDSDSLFAGWTPTLCGTPLTLSADTTCTAHFILNSAANDRDHDGIPDPVELQEGSNPDLKDNDVFANARFFVMQQYRDFLQREGDDSGIEYWTGQLQNGATTRTAIIQGYLASPEFGQTVSPVARLYFAYFNRIPDTGGLNYWIEQYRAGSGLDTISQAFASSPEFQQTYGALSHRDFAILVYRNVLGREPDNEGLNFWVEQLNSGAFTRGQLMVGFSESPEYRQMMNNKIMVTLLYLGMLQRAPEAGGFDYWVEVLDSGQSSAGLIDHFLHSNEYYQRFLP; this is encoded by the coding sequence GTGACTACTACCGAACCCGTTAATACCTTGCGTTTTTCTTATCGGTTTGTTGAAGGCGGCGAAGGATTTTTACGAGTCTTCGTTAATGAGAATACGGTACGGGAAATTGACCAGCGGTATGTTCCGCCCGTCTCTACGGAACCCGAAAGTATCTACATTGGCGAGCTTCCCGCTGGAACCTACAAGATCGCCTTCCGCTTAGACGGTTACGGAGCCAGCCCCAGCGGTATTGAGCTGACGGGAGTAGAGCTGGGGCTAGAGACTCTGGTTGAGGATAGCGGCTATACCTTGACCACTTTCAAAGCCGGTACAGGAACCGGCACGGTCACCGGCACGGGCATTAACTGCGGTAGCGACTGCACAGAAAGCTACGCCAGCGGAACCGCCATCACCCTCACCGCCACGCCCGCCAGCGGCTCGACCTTCGCCGGCTGGAGCGGCGCGTGTTCAGGTAGCAGTACTTGCACCGTCACCATGGATATCGAAAAGAGCGTCACCGCTACTTTCAACATCATTCCCGATCCCGGCCCTGCTCCCGATCCCACCTATACCCTAACGGTGAATGCCGCTGGCACCGGTACCGGCGTCGTCACGGGCGGCGGCAGTTACTTGGCAGGGGCAACGGTCACGCTCACTGCCACGGCAGACGCCAACAGCACCTTCACCGGCTGGAGTCCCGCTCCCTGCGCCGCTAGCTTCCCCATGCCAGCCCAAGCGCTCACCTGCACAGCGACTTTCACGCTGAACAGCAGCTACACCGTGACCGCTACGGCGGGAGCCAATGGGACGATCACCCCCGCCTCGCAAACCGTGAACCACGGAGCCACGACCACGTTCACCGTCACCCCGGACACGGGGTACAGCGCCGCCGTCACCGGTTGTGGGGGAGCCTTGAACGGAACCACCTACACCACCGGCCCGATTAGCACCGCTTGCACCGTCAGCGCCACGTTCAGCGCGAACCACTACACCGTCAGCGCCACGGCGGGAACCAATGGGACGATCACCCCCGCATCACAGACCGTGAACCACGGAGCCACGACCACCTTCACCGTCACCCCGGACACCGGTTACAGCGCCGTGGTCACTGGTTGCGAGGGAACCTTGAATGGAACCACTTACACCACCGGCCCGATTAGCGAAGCGTGCACGGTGACCGCTCATTTCACCACCATTCAACATACGCTCACCGCGGAAAAAGTCGGTGCGGGCGACGGTACCGTGGTCAGCATCCCAACCGGCATTGATTGTGGCAGCGCCTGCGCAACTCGCTACGCCCAGGGAACCGTCATCACGCTGATGGCCCTGCCCGACTCTGACTCCCTCTTCGCCGGCTGGACCCCCACCCTGTGTGGAACTCCCCTCACCCTGTCGGCGGACACGACCTGCACCGCGCATTTCATCCTCAACAGCGCCGCTAATGACCGTGATCATGACGGCATCCCCGACCCGGTCGAACTCCAGGAAGGCTCCAACCCCGACCTCAAGGATAATGACGTATTCGCCAATGCCCGGTTCTTCGTCATGCAGCAATACCGGGATTTCCTCCAACGCGAAGGCGACGACAGCGGCATTGAGTACTGGACGGGCCAACTACAAAACGGCGCGACCACCCGCACTGCCATCATCCAGGGTTACCTCGCCTCCCCTGAATTCGGCCAAACCGTCTCCCCGGTCGCCCGGCTCTACTTCGCCTACTTCAACCGCATCCCCGACACCGGGGGCCTGAACTACTGGATTGAGCAATACCGGGCGGGTTCCGGGTTGGACACGATCTCTCAAGCCTTTGCCAGTTCGCCGGAATTCCAGCAAACCTATGGCGCTTTGAGTCATCGTGACTTCGCGATTCTCGTCTATCGCAACGTGCTCGGTCGGGAACCGGACAACGAAGGATTGAATTTCTGGGTTGAACAACTCAACAGCGGCGCATTCACCCGAGGGCAACTGATGGTCGGTTTTTCAGAATCGCCGGAATATCGTCAGATGATGAACAACAAGATCATGGTGACCTTGCTCTACCTGGGCATGTTGCAACGCGCTCCAGAAGCAGGTGGCTTTGACTATTGGGTTGAGGTACTGGACAGCGGTCAGTCTTCCGCCGGCCTGATTGACCACTTCCTGCACAGCAACGAGTATTACCAACGGTTCTTGCCGTAA